The following DNA comes from Anopheles arabiensis isolate DONGOLA chromosome 3, AaraD3, whole genome shotgun sequence.
AATGAATACACATAATTAACAAATAACACTTAAACACGAGgcacaaaacgaaaaagaacgTGAAAcgatagaaagaaaaatacaaatgaacaaaaaaaaaacaaacaaagaataGACAATTTACCCAAAATCCTCGAAAATCCTCCCATACAAAATCCCCTACGTACGCGCACGTATTGCGAATGCAAACACTATTTTTATAATCGTATTAAAATGGAAGAaacaatgcaaacacgaaaaaaGATCAAAAAGCACTGTAACACACAACCAACAACTGCACAGAAGAACGGACAAAAAGTGGACAAAAgtgaataatattaaaaaaaaggaaaacagagAGGGGGAAAAAGCACAAGTTAAATAATACCAAATAGatgtaaaaacaaaagcaaaacaaaaagcaacccGTCTTTGCGTACGAACCAGAATTGCAGAAGAACCAAGCACGACTACATGTGGCAAAAAGGAATTATAAAAAGGtcgaaataataaaattgtcgaaacaaagacacacgatcgaaCGAAGTCAAGAAactaaaaaggaaagaaacaaatatagatttaaacttttaaaaaatttttaaaaaaatttaaaacgtgtttttattttttttattgtttatatgtttttttagtaTATCTTATCGAATTTCTTTTGAGATTTCGTTTCATAATTAGATTCATCCTACTAACACGGTTCACCAGATATTGAACCATGGAGGTAACATTTATGGTTTTCTGAACAGGGTTACTTGGATCATTTCAAGTACATTGCCCCAAATCCAGcgtggagagagaaagatacaCAGCAATGGAGAAAGAAGACACGCGTTGTTCATCCTAGCAACGCATAGAAACAGGGGAGAGTGCAATCTAGAGCGTTAGGTGCATTTGAGAGAGTTGATGCGAATAATGCTCGCTAATTACGGCGATGTGACGAGCATTACATTTCCATAGCCAAAAGTAAGAGactacaattaaaaaaaaacgtggaacgtataataataataatgaaaatacgtATTCTTTCAGTTTTGCCATTGCACTTAATTTATACGTTTTTATTccgcttgttttttgttacgaGCCAACATCTTTCcggaatgctgctgctgtatacTGCCCTGTCGTATAGTATTAGAAAAAGAGGGGAGAATTATtgcaccccctccccccttcttATCACTATCATCTAATGATTAAGCGCACCTAAACACGCACGAAGAAGATTGGAGCGAACGCGACGGTTGAGAGGGTAAAGAACGGACGTCCAGTTTTTAATAACACTATACTCTTGTCCTGCCTTACACTCTGGTATTTTGCGCTTTGTTAACAACCTTAGTTAAATATTATAATGTGAAGTTggttattgaattattttcgCTTGTAAAATATAGCAACTACAGAAAAATACAGCGTCTCTTCCCTAATAAATGGCTGCAAAAGTGGCACGATAACGGTGCACCTTACCTCCCGCGGACCGATTGTGGGGCATGATCGGTTATTTCTTATCCTGCGACGTATTTAAATAGCGCCCTACAACAAAAGTGGTAGCAGCGCGCCCTCCCCCGCCGGGGCAGAACAACCTTAGCAAGACACAATAATTCCAATTCTActttaatttcctttccaaATTCCTCTCTCGCTTTCAAACGCGCAACAGACTCGATTCTTGTAAAGCTAATTCCTATCGTATTCCAATTTGCCAGTACAAAACGTTTCGCCTTTCTACCCTCCTCTGCCTGTACACATATACTACTAAAATCtagtaaagaaaaataatctgagttcaaaaaataaacctcTTCTCTCTTGATTCTTCGGTCTCCAAAAAAATGGCGACCGAATGGCACACTTTCCCCccatcgctctctttctctccctcttaGTCGATCGAACCTGTTACGCTAAGTACACTTACGCCATATTGCCACCAAGATGGTTTCTTGTGCGATTTACCGAACACAACCGTTGGGCGTTGTTGGGTGGTTGGATCACCGCACCAGCACCTGCAATCAGGACTCGTTGGCGAGCATCCGATTCGAGGACGAGGCAGACGAACCACCGTCAAGTGATTCCACCGGCCCATTGCCACCGGTCCCCTCTACCGATTGATTCGGCGAACGTTCACTCGCTTGTggtgtcgttgctgctgctgctgccattgcttgTTCCCTTTCCTTCGATTCCGCACCCTTCCCACTGGCTGCGGCAGCAGCTATCGCCTCTTCCGGCGGTGCCACCAGCATCATGTTGACGGACACCAGCAGCGGAAAGGTGAGCTCCCGATCGAACACCACCAGCTGCGTTTCCTCGTTCTTCTCGAGCGATATCGACAGGATCGGGGACGTTTGCTGGTGCTTGATCTGGCGCAGCTCGTTCAGCGAGGCAAGCGAAACGCGCACCAGAAACTGGCGCGCCACCCGCAAGCTTAGCAGCCGCTCGTTCTCCGTCCGATGGTGGCGGCGGATGCGCAGCGAGCGCGTGTCGGACGAGAGCAGCAGATCCAGCCCAAAGTGGAACCCGGTCCAGCGCCACTTGTGCAGCACGTTCTCGTTCAGTATGCGGCCGCACCGGATGCACGATTCGAGGAAGACGCGATCCTCGCAGGCGATCGGTTTGTCCAGCGACTGGTCAATCGTTAGCACGTTCGTCCACTGCTGCATTAGCGGCTTGTGGAGCCATTCGATCGGAATGATGTTGTCCTGCCGCAGGACGCGAATGTCGACGTGATGGTTCAGGAGGTTGTGCAGTCGCAGCGCGCGGAAGACACGTTCGTACGGGACGCCCTCGGGGGTGGCCAGGAACGGTACGGAGCTGGTGCGTTCGGCAAAGTATCGTTCTTTCGGGTGTTCCACGCCGTCCGTTGTTGATTCGTCGGGGAAGAGTTTTAGCGCCATCCAGTAGCGGAGCAGCGTGTAGACGGTGAACTCGGTTTGGACCACGTACAGGTCGGCACTGGAGACGAGTTGTTCCATCAGTTCGAAGCTGATTAGCCGGAGCCATTTCGGGGCACGGTGATAGAAGCTGAGCAGATTCACCAGCAACCAGCCGAACGTGGACTGTTTGACCATCTTCACGCCGTACTCGCAGGCAGCTTCGTAGTAGAGGACTGCGGTCTGGGGAAAAATGAGATAAAAGTCATTTAGTACCGAGTTTAGAAGCTCTGGAATGAAAAACCCTCCGAATTCTTACCTCCGCATTTGTCGTTTCCACCATCACCTCCGCACACCGATCGATCAGACTGTCCAGCTGAAACAGGGTGGCCGTTGCCAGCGTAGACACAATCACCTTCGGTTCCAGCACGACCTCATCCATGTACAGCGACCCAAACACCGAGTACAGCGATTCGATCGTTATTTTCGGATCAATAATCTCGATATGCACGTAGTCCTCGTCCGCCTCGCGCCACGACCCATTGAACATGCTGGCAAAGTACGGGCTCTGGCTCAGGTACACCTTGTGCAGGTGCCACTGCTTCCCGAGCGCGTGCACCGTAATGTCTGAGTTGCGTTCCTCCTTGAACAGGGCCTGATAGATGTACTTTGCCGTGGAAACTAGCTTTTTCCTGTGGGGGAAACAAGAGGCGAGGAAGATTTATTTACACCCTCCAGACTATGGATAGTGTTGCCCGCTGCCGTTACCGTTTCGGTGTTTGCAGTGATTTATCCAGCAGATCACTTCCATCACCACTCTCGTCTGCGCTTTCGTCTTCGCGCTTGCGTTTCCGGCCGCGCACCGATTGCGACACGCTGCCCAGCTTGTTCAGCACGTTGCCCATCGTTGTAGGGTCTCACGCGGGAATGGGCGTTGTTTTAATGGGGTTGAAggtgaggggggggagggatgaTCGTTAATGGGAAAGCAAACTGTGCTTGTGCTAGTAAAACTAAGAGCTCTATCCCTGTTTTGGAATGATCACTTCTATATCACTGTCTAGCGTTTCATCCGACGTTCCACCAGTGTGCACACTTCATTTCAAGCTGAGAACGCCGTTCTTCTCGTCACTCTGGGCATGTGTTAATTGCAGCGATTCACTCCTTTCGCCAGGGactgaaaatggaaaatgtaaGGAAGAAAAAGGTGTGAAAAATGGAAGCGAATAAGATGCACATTTGGGTAAGGTGTTTTGCATGTGTTAGGTATATTGAAACCGTTTGAGCTGTATTATTTGCTACTAGATTGCTTtggaaatgtttaaaataattcttTTAAATGTGTGCTACAATAAATTTTAACTTCAATAAACACTCATATTGctaattttcttcttttctttgcgtAGAGCAATAGGAATTAAATTCGACCCAACTGGAATTAACGTCGAATCCACTCTTCAGAGGCtcattggaaattcctattggatttgcaCAAAAAGTGTGTGTCATTTCTAGTTCAGTTCAGTTCCTGTACATTTCCTGTAAGAAAGAATAAAGAAAGTGACACACAACTATGAAAACCCCTTAAAACCCTTGTTTTCAGTAGCTTCTGGGGAATCGTTCCTTATTGCAATATTCTACCACTATTTCTTGGGAGCAAAGCACAGATTTTACACGTTCGTATAATAAGCTTCAACATAAGCTTCTAAAATCGCAAAACTTACTCTTCCATTTATCACATTTACTAAGGTGAAACACAATTCCTTTCTTTATACACTATTCCTTtctcacaaaacaaaaaaaaaccggtcaACCAGACATCCTGCAGTTTACGTCCACGAAAGACACCATACTTCCCGacgcacgctgctgctgcactaaTAAACCAACTCCTGTTTCTTCGCTGGCGGgagagacaaacaaacaatactgAAGTCATACTCGGACTGGTGATCACCGAACCGTGGCACCATTGATTTCCGTtcataaaaccaaaaacaacaaaaaaacaaacctcccCACGAAACAAGTGCTAAAAATAAGCCCCAAAATCCAACGTGGGACATGAAGTGACGATCAACTTCACATTGCttgcatttattattttttttctggagACGTTTGGAACATTTCAAAACGAATGTTGTCCCGTTGCCATGGCGTCACATGAAACTTCCACACACCAGGCACACAGGGTACGTACGCGCAGAATGATATAAAACCTTCCCAAGATGGAACGTTTCCCCAAAAGTGTATTGGAATTCGTGAGgttgcaaacagcaaaaaaagcagaagaatTTGAAGTATTTGCAGCGAGAATTTTGCCTGgcgcaaaaccacaaaacaaaaaggtaatCGATCGTTTTCCACATTCGCTAAGCACAGTGAATTTTAAATTCTAATAGATTGGGCATGATTTGGAGCTGTTTGAACGTGTGTCGCATTATTCAACCGGTAGATTATTAACATAatcaaacacagacacacactcttcTCTACCCACATTGCCACTTTCTTCTTCCGCCAGCTGGTGATGTCATTATCCCGCACGACACTTTTTCGACCATGCCCGTGAAGtcacttttttgttcaaatatcCACAAACTAACCGCGCAAGCAGCAACGACTGGCGGCAAAAAATTAACTCCTCCAACACACGAATTGCCAACCTTTATCCCAATGCCCACTTTGTTTGAATCGCGGTTCGGGCATGATGTCACCTGAGCGGTTCTTCTGTGTGAGCTTGGCTGCCCTCACTGTCCTGCAGGCTGGGGGTTTTCAAGCTTCAAACCTTAAACTAATCCTCTTCAATGCAACTGCTTCGGAATGATTTGTAATTAGTACTGCACCAACACTGCATCGGAGCCCATTGTAAACATTAGCGCCCtgcgtaaaacaaacaaaactctcCGCACAAGACAATCTATgacgtgctgtgtgtgtttgtgtgtgtgagtgaaggTAATCCCCCCCACTACTCGAAAAGCATAACCGAACAATGGGTTTAaagcacgcgcgcacacagcacagcacactaCTAGCATACATTTATGCTGGGCCATCGTTCACGTGCGGTGACGACCTCGACCCAACTTTCAAATGGGAAAAGGAAGGGGGGTAGGGTTGTTCAAACCATTTTGGGATTCCACTGAGTAAaacgggcggtggtggtggtaaatgTCGTGGTGAGTTGTGGTTCTTTTTTGTAGAGAAACACGAACGTTTCCCTCCGCCTTATGCTCGATGAAGGCAGCAAAGATCAGCTGGGCAGTCCGGTTCAGGCGGTATGACAGTGCTGGGGCG
Coding sequences within:
- the LOC120902117 gene encoding protein germ cell-less gives rise to the protein MGNVLNKLGSVSQSVRGRKRKREDESADESGDGSDLLDKSLQTPKRKKLVSTAKYIYQALFKEERNSDITVHALGKQWHLHKVYLSQSPYFASMFNGSWREADEDYVHIEIIDPKITIESLYSVFGSLYMDEVVLEPKVIVSTLATATLFQLDSLIDRCAEVMVETTNAETAVLYYEAACEYGVKMVKQSTFGWLLVNLLSFYHRAPKWLRLISFELMEQLVSSADLYVVQTEFTVYTLLRYWMALKLFPDESTTDGVEHPKERYFAERTSSVPFLATPEGVPYERVFRALRLHNLLNHHVDIRVLRQDNIIPIEWLHKPLMQQWTNVLTIDQSLDKPIACEDRVFLESCIRCGRILNENVLHKWRWTGFHFGLDLLLSSDTRSLRIRRHHRTENERLLSLRVARQFLVRVSLASLNELRQIKHQQTSPILSISLEKNEETQLVVFDRELTFPLLVSVNMMLVAPPEEAIAAAAASGKGAESKEREQAMAAAAATTPQASERSPNQSVEGTGGNGPVESLDGGSSASSSNRMLANES